In Oleiharenicola lentus, the following are encoded in one genomic region:
- a CDS encoding OprO/OprP family phosphate-selective porin, whose translation MRNFSLRPTASALIALLALPAALPADELSLLRDQLHQLEQKILILERKHELKDEAAKAASKPTAVTAADSRVEIASGDGATSLRLRGLVQADYRYYDAANDPADTFLLRRARLIFEGKFNNLFSYVIQPELAGTIQILDANLNAAITPAFNVRLGKFKTPVGLEQLQSDPVAFFNERSVATNLTPNRDVGLAIHGDVLGKTVNYTVALLNGVPDGGSSSGPDGDSDKSIAARVFATPFANDKDSLLNGLGVGFAVSVGDYGTTAGRTGGYRTDGQQTFFSYDASVVAAGQGLTWSPQAYFYQGPFGILAEYVGSSIEVQRPTFGVRKVENFGYNLSVGYVLTGEDTTYRGVTPKTVFNPAAGTWGAFEIVGRISGLDVDDTVFAGPAGSRLANPNTSATQVTAYGLGLNWFLSRSVRANFNLFQNKFELAPGAAPAADALIADDETTFITRVQLAF comes from the coding sequence ATGAGGAACTTCAGTCTCCGCCCAACCGCGTCCGCGCTTATCGCGCTACTGGCGCTCCCCGCCGCCTTGCCGGCCGATGAACTCTCCCTGCTTCGCGACCAGCTGCACCAGCTTGAGCAGAAAATCCTGATCCTTGAGCGCAAGCATGAGCTCAAGGACGAGGCCGCCAAAGCCGCTTCCAAACCCACTGCCGTCACCGCCGCCGACAGCCGTGTCGAGATCGCCTCCGGCGACGGTGCCACCTCGCTGCGCCTGCGCGGCCTGGTGCAGGCCGACTATCGTTACTACGATGCCGCCAACGACCCGGCCGACACCTTCCTGCTCCGGCGCGCCCGCCTGATCTTCGAGGGCAAGTTCAACAACCTCTTCAGCTATGTCATCCAGCCCGAGCTGGCCGGCACCATCCAGATCCTCGACGCCAACCTGAACGCCGCCATCACGCCGGCCTTCAACGTGCGCCTCGGCAAGTTCAAGACCCCCGTCGGCCTCGAGCAGCTCCAGTCCGACCCGGTCGCGTTCTTCAACGAGCGCTCCGTCGCCACCAACCTCACGCCCAACCGCGACGTCGGTCTCGCCATTCATGGCGACGTCTTGGGCAAGACCGTAAATTACACGGTCGCGTTGCTGAACGGCGTCCCCGATGGCGGCAGTTCCAGTGGTCCCGATGGCGACAGCGATAAGAGCATCGCGGCCCGCGTGTTCGCCACACCGTTTGCAAACGATAAAGATTCACTGCTCAACGGTCTCGGCGTCGGCTTCGCCGTCAGCGTCGGCGACTACGGCACTACGGCAGGGCGCACCGGCGGTTACCGCACCGACGGCCAGCAAACCTTTTTCAGCTACGATGCTTCCGTTGTCGCCGCTGGCCAGGGCCTTACCTGGTCCCCGCAGGCCTATTTCTACCAAGGGCCCTTCGGCATCCTCGCCGAGTATGTCGGCTCCTCCATCGAGGTGCAGCGCCCGACCTTTGGCGTGCGGAAGGTCGAGAACTTCGGCTACAACCTCTCGGTCGGCTACGTGCTGACCGGCGAGGACACCACCTACCGCGGCGTGACGCCCAAAACCGTGTTCAATCCCGCCGCCGGCACCTGGGGCGCATTCGAAATCGTCGGGCGGATCTCCGGCCTTGATGTGGACGACACCGTCTTCGCCGGACCGGCCGGCTCCCGTTTGGCCAATCCCAACACCAGCGCCACCCAGGTCACAGCCTACGGTCTCGGTCTGAATTGGTTCCTGTCCCGCTCCGTGCGGGCCAATTTCAACCTTTTCCAGAACAAATTTGAACTCGCTCCCGGAGCGGCGCCCGCAGCTGACGCGCTCATTGCCGACGACGAGACCACGTTCATCACCCGAGTGCAGCTCGCTTTCTGA
- a CDS encoding YezD family protein, which translates to MSQISQPAAPAASPEWLRVVQQKVETLRFGVVQLVVHDGRVTQIERTEKTRITAPPSNSQDSTAL; encoded by the coding sequence ATGAGCCAAATCAGCCAGCCTGCCGCACCCGCGGCTTCCCCCGAGTGGCTGCGCGTCGTGCAGCAGAAAGTCGAGACGCTCCGTTTCGGCGTCGTCCAGCTCGTCGTCCATGACGGCCGGGTGACCCAGATCGAGCGGACCGAGAAGACCCGCATCACCGCGCCGCCCAGCAACAGCCAGGACAGCACCGCCCTGTGA
- a CDS encoding RrF2 family transcriptional regulator, with amino-acid sequence MKLSKRGEYALRSLINLGIAAKVGRRLVRVTELAKAEDLPIKFLEQVMQQLREAGYVESERGKHGGYRLAKPAEAIPIGAVVRLIDGPLAPIGCVSQTAYEPCNCPDEAHCGLRMLMLDVRNAIAAILDRYTLADVVEVTTRKMLTSGKPLPFSADGQILPAATRAKGRTSKSRAPVSSPTEGVIHQILGDYAI; translated from the coding sequence ATGAAACTCTCCAAACGCGGCGAATACGCCCTGCGCTCCCTGATCAACCTTGGCATCGCCGCCAAGGTCGGGCGCCGGCTCGTGCGCGTGACGGAACTGGCCAAGGCCGAGGACCTGCCGATCAAGTTTCTGGAGCAAGTCATGCAGCAATTGCGTGAGGCCGGTTACGTGGAGAGTGAGCGGGGCAAGCATGGCGGCTACCGTCTCGCGAAGCCGGCGGAGGCAATCCCCATCGGCGCCGTCGTGCGGCTGATTGACGGACCGCTCGCCCCCATCGGCTGCGTCAGCCAAACGGCCTACGAGCCCTGCAACTGCCCCGACGAGGCGCACTGCGGCCTGCGCATGCTCATGCTGGATGTGCGCAATGCCATCGCCGCCATTCTCGACCGCTACACGCTCGCCGACGTCGTCGAGGTGACCACGCGCAAGATGCTCACGAGTGGCAAGCCACTGCCGTTCAGCGCAGACGGCCAGATCCTTCCGGCCGCGACCCGCGCCAAGGGCCGCACGTCCAAGTCGCGGGCCCCGGTCTCCAGTCCTACCGAGGGAGTCATCCACCAGATTTTGGGAGATTATGCCATATGA
- a CDS encoding SLC13 family permease, with product MTWEIAFVLGLLLLALLAFLWEKYPPDVVALAVFCTLLLTQVLPREKAMAVFANPAPITVAALFVLSAALVRCGALDYLSSWFEKAAVLPYQIVLFLLIALIAFVSAWINNTPVVVVFVPVILNLARKMKLPASKFLIPLSYASVLGGSCTLIGTSTNLVVNGILVDRGEPAMSMLELASIGVPAAVIGALYLSLAGKYLLPARESLTSILSDEERREYLTEAFVPPASPLIGKSLKSAGLVSARGFRVIEVVRDGVAITVDPEVTPLSEGDRLVLSCRPSGIARARAMPGFDFTAEAGLEQIAAHEGVVFEGAVAPNSELIGRSISELNFRQRYRAIVLAVLRDGENVREKIETLPLQMGDILLLMGTPQAVAGLRQGDDIILFDRPPLPSFSLHTRIPLVLATLAAVILGETFGVVPIEVGSIAGAVLMCLTGCLKPKDAYDAIEWRLLFVIFGMLALGATMQHTGAAAWVANNIVSGVNLFVSGPHKPMVMLACLYLVTMVLTEILSNNAVAALMTPIAIGMAAAANVDPRPFVIAVCFAASAAFATPIGYQTNTYVYGIGGYRFKDFVKIGVPLNLICFAVAMYVIPTVWPF from the coding sequence ATGACTTGGGAAATCGCCTTTGTCCTCGGCCTGCTGCTGCTGGCCCTGCTTGCGTTCCTGTGGGAGAAATACCCGCCGGACGTGGTGGCCTTGGCTGTGTTCTGTACCCTGCTCCTCACCCAGGTACTGCCGCGCGAGAAGGCAATGGCGGTTTTCGCCAACCCCGCGCCCATCACGGTCGCAGCTCTGTTCGTGCTCAGTGCGGCGCTAGTGCGCTGCGGGGCGCTGGACTACCTTTCCTCGTGGTTCGAGAAGGCGGCCGTCCTGCCCTACCAGATCGTGCTCTTCCTGCTAATCGCGCTCATCGCATTCGTGTCGGCGTGGATCAACAACACGCCCGTCGTGGTGGTGTTTGTGCCCGTGATCCTGAACCTCGCGCGCAAGATGAAGCTGCCCGCCTCGAAGTTCCTGATCCCGCTCTCCTATGCCTCCGTGCTGGGCGGCAGCTGCACCCTCATCGGCACGTCCACCAACCTCGTGGTGAATGGCATCCTCGTGGACCGTGGCGAACCCGCAATGTCGATGCTGGAACTCGCCTCTATCGGGGTGCCCGCCGCCGTGATCGGCGCCCTCTATCTCTCCCTCGCCGGCAAATACCTGCTGCCCGCCCGCGAGTCGCTCACCTCCATCCTCAGCGATGAGGAACGCCGTGAGTATCTCACCGAAGCTTTCGTCCCGCCCGCCTCACCCTTGATCGGCAAAAGCCTCAAATCCGCCGGATTGGTGTCGGCGCGCGGATTCCGCGTGATCGAAGTGGTGCGCGACGGCGTGGCCATCACCGTGGACCCCGAGGTCACGCCGCTCAGCGAAGGCGACCGGTTGGTGCTGTCCTGCCGTCCCTCGGGCATCGCCCGGGCCCGCGCGATGCCGGGTTTCGACTTCACCGCCGAAGCCGGCCTGGAACAGATCGCCGCCCACGAGGGCGTGGTTTTCGAGGGCGCCGTTGCCCCAAACTCGGAGCTCATCGGCCGCTCCATCAGCGAACTGAACTTCCGCCAGCGCTACCGCGCCATCGTGCTGGCCGTGTTGCGTGACGGAGAAAATGTCCGCGAAAAAATCGAGACCCTGCCCCTTCAGATGGGCGACATCCTGCTGCTGATGGGCACGCCGCAGGCCGTCGCCGGGTTGCGCCAAGGCGACGACATCATCCTCTTCGACCGACCGCCCCTGCCCTCGTTCTCGCTGCACACCCGCATCCCGCTCGTGCTCGCCACCCTCGCCGCCGTCATCCTCGGCGAAACTTTCGGTGTCGTGCCCATCGAGGTCGGCTCGATTGCGGGCGCGGTGCTCATGTGCCTCACCGGGTGCCTGAAACCCAAGGACGCCTACGACGCGATCGAATGGCGGCTGTTGTTTGTGATCTTCGGCATGCTCGCCCTCGGCGCGACCATGCAGCACACCGGCGCCGCCGCCTGGGTCGCCAACAACATCGTGAGCGGCGTGAACCTGTTCGTGAGCGGCCCGCATAAGCCGATGGTCATGCTCGCCTGTCTCTACCTCGTCACGATGGTGCTGACCGAGATTCTCTCCAACAACGCCGTCGCCGCTCTCATGACGCCCATCGCCATCGGCATGGCCGCCGCCGCCAACGTGGACCCGCGGCCCTTCGTCATCGCAGTCTGCTTCGCGGCCTCCGCCGCCTTCGCCACGCCGATCGGCTACCAGACCAACACCTACGTCTATGGCATCGGCGGCTACCGCTTCAAAGACTTCGTCAAGATCGGCGTGCCCCTGAACCTGATCTGCTTCGCCGTGGCCATGTATGTGATTCCGACAGTCTGGCCGTTCTGA
- a CDS encoding MBL fold metallo-hydrolase: MEIIFLGTGTSQGVPMIACDCPVCTSPDARNRRTRACIHVVMDGLHVQVDAAPEFRLQCLREDVRQMDFFILTHGHADHVVGMDDLRRFCDLIGGNALTVYSTDEGMARVLAIFPYAIAERPITKGYAAFKLTPMPEVLELPQGTIRSTLLPHGGINTLGLVFEEKSSGKRFAYYNDCKRIPREAVALAQGADAVVLDGLRVEPHPSHMNIEEACAAAAEIKGKATWITHLTHGIDHATWSEKLAPQGVQLAYDGLRVRL; encoded by the coding sequence ATGGAAATCATCTTTCTCGGCACGGGCACGTCGCAGGGCGTGCCGATGATCGCGTGTGATTGTCCGGTGTGCACTTCGCCGGACGCCCGCAACCGCCGGACCCGCGCCTGCATCCACGTGGTGATGGACGGCCTGCACGTGCAGGTGGACGCCGCGCCGGAGTTCCGGTTGCAGTGTTTGCGCGAGGACGTGCGGCAGATGGACTTTTTCATCCTCACGCACGGGCATGCCGACCACGTCGTCGGCATGGATGACCTGCGGCGCTTTTGCGACCTGATCGGCGGCAACGCGCTGACGGTGTATTCGACCGACGAAGGCATGGCGCGCGTGCTGGCGATCTTCCCCTACGCGATCGCGGAGCGGCCGATCACAAAAGGCTACGCCGCCTTCAAGCTCACGCCGATGCCTGAGGTGCTCGAACTGCCCCAAGGAACGATCCGCTCCACGCTGCTCCCGCATGGCGGCATCAACACGCTCGGCCTAGTCTTTGAAGAGAAGTCCTCGGGCAAACGCTTCGCCTACTACAACGACTGCAAGCGCATCCCCCGCGAAGCGGTCGCGCTCGCCCAAGGAGCCGATGCCGTCGTTCTGGATGGCCTGCGCGTCGAGCCGCACCCCTCCCACATGAACATCGAGGAGGCCTGCGCCGCCGCCGCGGAGATAAAGGGCAAGGCGACATGGATCACCCACCTCACGCACGGCATCGACCACGCGACGTGGAGCGAGAAGCTCGCTCCGCAGGGGGTGCAGCTGGCTTATGACGGCTTGCGGGTCAGACTGTAG
- the ligA gene encoding NAD-dependent DNA ligase LigA: protein MIGHAPLARRCVALLFILVCALICQAARIGVTTGDESARRRIEELRAEIARHDALYFKQAKPEITDAEYDRLKQELAFLETANPQLAAPAPAVGDDRTGSLPDVPHRERMGSLDKAYTEAEWRAFHARLTKALGRTDLVFVVEPKYDGLAISLTYERGELVRAVTRGDGKEGDDVTAQVRAIESLPHTLRPGAQPAPALVELRGEIHVEIAEFVRINREREAAGEEPFAHPRNLAVGTLKSADDSEVADRRLSLVLFGWGAWQGGAAPKSQLEFLGQLGAWGLPVVKDIRIARTADEAWAAVNTLSRDRAKLGFPIDGAVVKLDDVALRARLGESDTAPRWAIACKYAPERAATILRGITLQVGRTGVLTPVAEFDPVAVGGATISRATLHNRDEIARRDLRLGDTVEIERAGEVIPAVVGVRLDRRPAEARPYLFPARCPACDTPLVAKSDEAAVRCVNARCPAQRQRRLEHFASAQAVDLDGFGAATIAALVKAGHLKTPVDFYRLRPTDLLAVEGIGEKTADRLLAAIERSKSAELWRFVAGFSIPQVGAVTSRELAALAGDLAGFARLGGDRLKTAVDQAVAESVADFLSRAENQSDLRALIAAGVRAKADPLARANLQGKVFVFTGTLPGLPRAQAAQLVQAAGGVVRDSVSRQTDYVVAGEGAGENLAEATRLGVRVLSPREFTAMLALP from the coding sequence ATGATTGGCCATGCACCCCTTGCCCGGCGTTGCGTTGCACTGCTGTTTATTCTGGTCTGCGCGCTCATCTGCCAGGCCGCGCGCATCGGTGTTACCACCGGCGACGAGTCCGCCCGCCGGCGAATCGAGGAACTCCGGGCGGAGATCGCGCGGCATGACGCCCTCTATTTCAAGCAAGCCAAGCCCGAGATCACCGATGCCGAATACGACCGGTTGAAGCAGGAGCTGGCTTTCCTGGAAACGGCCAATCCGCAGCTCGCCGCTCCCGCGCCGGCCGTGGGCGACGACCGCACCGGGTCGCTCCCCGACGTGCCCCACCGGGAGCGCATGGGCAGCCTCGACAAGGCCTACACCGAGGCGGAGTGGCGTGCGTTTCATGCCCGGCTCACCAAGGCGCTGGGCCGCACCGACCTCGTCTTCGTGGTGGAGCCGAAATACGACGGCCTCGCCATCAGCCTGACCTACGAGCGCGGTGAACTGGTGCGAGCCGTGACCCGGGGCGATGGCAAGGAGGGCGACGACGTTACCGCCCAGGTGCGGGCCATCGAATCCCTGCCTCACACCCTCAGACCCGGAGCGCAGCCGGCACCCGCGCTCGTTGAATTGCGCGGAGAAATCCACGTGGAGATTGCGGAGTTCGTCCGGATCAACCGCGAGCGCGAGGCGGCGGGGGAGGAACCCTTCGCGCACCCGCGCAATCTTGCCGTCGGCACGCTCAAGTCAGCAGACGACAGCGAAGTGGCGGACCGCCGGCTTTCCCTCGTCTTGTTCGGCTGGGGCGCGTGGCAGGGCGGCGCGGCGCCGAAGTCGCAGCTCGAATTCCTCGGCCAGTTGGGCGCGTGGGGCCTGCCGGTGGTCAAAGACATCCGCATCGCGCGCACGGCCGACGAAGCTTGGGCGGCGGTCAATACGCTCAGCCGTGACCGCGCCAAGCTGGGATTTCCCATCGATGGTGCCGTGGTAAAACTCGACGATGTCGCCTTGCGCGCCCGCCTGGGCGAGTCCGACACGGCGCCGCGCTGGGCCATCGCCTGCAAGTATGCGCCCGAGCGGGCGGCCACGATCTTGCGCGGCATCACGCTGCAGGTGGGCCGCACCGGGGTGCTGACCCCGGTGGCGGAGTTTGATCCGGTTGCCGTGGGCGGAGCCACGATCAGCCGGGCCACGCTGCACAACCGCGACGAGATTGCCCGACGCGACCTTCGCCTCGGTGACACCGTGGAGATCGAGCGCGCGGGTGAGGTTATACCGGCCGTCGTGGGCGTGCGCCTCGACCGGCGACCGGCGGAGGCGCGGCCATATCTTTTTCCCGCGCGCTGTCCGGCTTGCGACACACCGCTGGTGGCCAAATCCGACGAGGCCGCGGTGCGCTGTGTGAATGCCCGGTGCCCGGCGCAACGGCAGCGCCGTCTGGAGCATTTCGCCTCGGCGCAGGCCGTGGATCTGGACGGCTTTGGCGCGGCGACCATCGCGGCGCTGGTCAAGGCCGGCCATTTGAAAACCCCGGTCGATTTTTACCGCCTGCGTCCGACCGATCTGTTGGCAGTGGAAGGCATCGGCGAGAAAACCGCCGACCGCCTGTTGGCGGCGATCGAGCGGAGCAAGTCGGCCGAGCTGTGGCGTTTTGTTGCCGGCTTCAGCATCCCCCAGGTTGGCGCGGTCACCTCGCGGGAGTTGGCGGCCCTCGCGGGTGATCTGGCCGGCTTTGCCCGACTGGGCGGCGACCGGTTGAAGACTGCCGTGGACCAGGCCGTGGCCGAGTCGGTGGCGGATTTCCTGTCCCGCGCGGAAAACCAAAGCGACCTCAGGGCCTTGATCGCAGCCGGAGTCAGAGCCAAAGCCGACCCGCTCGCCCGCGCGAATCTGCAGGGCAAGGTGTTTGTCTTCACCGGCACGCTGCCCGGCCTCCCGCGCGCGCAGGCCGCGCAACTGGTGCAGGCGGCGGGCGGCGTGGTGCGCGACAGCGTCAGCCGGCAGACGGATTATGTCGTGGCGGGCGAAGGGGCCGGGGAGAATTTGGCTGAGGCGACGCGGCTCGGTGTGCGGGTGCTATCGCCGAGGGAGTTTACGGCCATGTTGGCGCTGCCGTAA